From Orcinus orca chromosome 3, mOrcOrc1.1, whole genome shotgun sequence, a single genomic window includes:
- the DOCK6 gene encoding dedicator of cytokinesis protein 6 isoform X23 — MAVAERRAFAHKINRTVAAEVRKQVSRERSGSPHSSRRCSSSLGVPLTEVIEPLDFEDVLLSRPPDAEPGPLRDLVEFPADDLELLLQPRECRTTEPGIPEDGKLDAQVRAAVEMYTEDWIIAHRRYQHLSAAYSPITLETQRERQKGLTRQVFEQDASGDERSSPDDSDDPRHSSGSPDDTPRSSGASGIFDLRNLAADSLLPSLLERMAPEDVDRRNEALRRQHRSRALLTLYPAPDEDEAVERCSRPEPPREHFGQRILVKCLSLKFEIEIEPIFGILALYDVREKKKISENFYFDLNSDSMKGLLRAHGTHPAISTLARSAIFSVTYPSPDIFLVIKLEKVLQQGDISECCEPYMVMKEVDTAKNKEKLEKLRLGAEQFCTRLGRYRMPFAWTAVHLANIVSSAGQSDRDSDSEGERRPTWTDRRRRGPQDRTSSGDDACSFSGFRPATLTVTNFFKQEAERLSDEDLFKFLADMRRPTSLLRRLRPVTAQLKIDISPAPENPHFCLSPELLHVKPYPDPRGRPTKEILEFPAREVYAPHTSYRNLLYVYPHSLNFSSRQGSVRNLTVRVQYMAGEDPSQALPVIFGKSSCSEFTREAFTPVVYHNKSPEFYEEFKLRLPACVTENHHLLFTFYHVSCQPRPGTALETPVGFTWIPLLQHGRLRTGPFCLPVSVDQPPPSYSVLTPDVALPGMRWVDGHKGVFSVELTAVSSVHPQDPYLDKFFTLVHVLEEGAFPFRLKDAVLSESTVEQELRASLVALRLASPEPLVAFSHHVLDKLVRLVVRPPIIGGQIVNLGRVAFEAMAHVVSLVHRSLEAAQDARGHCPLLAAYVYYAFRLPGTEPSLPGGAPKVTLQPATLAHGPGRPASLYLARSKSISSSNPDLAVAPGSVDDEVSRILASKAIDRSSSRTSSYLEGSSSTPPATQPRPTVQKLLHEELALQWVVSGSAVREAVLQHAWFFFQLMVKSMALHLLLGQKLDTPRKLRFPGRFLDDIAALVGSVGLEVITRVHKDVELAEHLNASLAFFLSDLLSLVDRGFVFSLVRAHYKQVATRLQSAPNPAVLLTLRMDFTRILCGHEHYVTLNLPCCPLSPPASPSPSVSSTTSQSSTFSSQTPDPKVISMFELSGSFRQQHFLAGLLLTELALALEPEAEGASLLHKKAISAVHSLLCGHDADPRYAEATVKARVAELYLPLLSLARDTLPRLHDFAEGPGQRSRLASMLDSDTEGEGDMGGTINPSVAMAIAGGPLAPGSRASISQGPATAARSGCALSAESSRTLLVCVLWVLKNAEPALLQRWAADLALPQLGRLLDLLYLCLAAFEYKGKKAFERINSLTFKKSLDMKARLEEAILGTIGARQEMVRRSRERSPFGNQENVRWRKSVTHWRQTSDRVDKTKDEMEHEALVDGNLATEASLVVLDTLEIIVQTVMLSEARESILGAVLKVVLYSLGSAQSALFLQHGLATQRALVSKFPELLFEEDTELCADLCLRLLRHCGSRISAIRTHASASLYLLMRQNFEIGHNFARVKMQVTMSLSSLVGTTQNFSEEHLRRSLKTILTYAEEDVGLRDSTFAEQVQDLMFNLHMILTDTVKMKEHQEDPEMLIDLMYRIARGYQGSPDLRLTWLQNMAGKHAELGNHAEAAQCMVHAAALVAEYLALLEDSRHLPVGCVSFQNISSNVLEESAISDDILSPDEEGFCSGKHFTELGLVGLLEQAAAYFTMGGLYEAVNEVYKTLIPILEAHRDYKKLAAVHGKLQEAFTKIMHQSSGWERVFGTYFRVGFYGARFGDLDEQEFVYKEPSITKLAEISHRLEEFYTERFGEDVVQIIKDSNPVDKTKLDPQKAYIQITYVEPHFDTYELKDRVTYFDRNYGLRTFLFCTPFTPDGRAHGELPEQHKRKTLLSTDHAFPYIKTRIRVCHREETVLTPVEVAIEDMQKKTRELAFATEQDPPDAKMLQMVLQGSVGPTVNQGPLEVAQVFLAEIPQDPKLFRHHNKLRLCFKDFCKKCEDALRKNKALIGPDQKEYHRELERNYSRLREALQPLLTQRLPQLLVPNTAGFRNSLNRASFRKADL; from the exons GACGGTGGCTGCCGAGGTGCGGAAGCAGGTGTCCCGGGAACGCAGTGGCTCTCCCCACTCCAGCAGGCGCTGCAGCAGCTCCCTGGGG GTCCCACTGACTGAAGTCATTGAGCCACTGGACTTTGAGGATGTGCTCCTGAGCCGGCCGCCAGATGCAGAGCCTGGGCCACTCCGGGACCTGGTCGAGTTTCCAGCTGATGACCtggagctgctgctgcagccccgGGAATGCCGCACCACGGAGCCTGGGATCCCCGAGGATGG AAAGCTGGATGCCCAGGTGAGGGCTGCCGTGGAGATGTACACGGAGGACTGGATCATCGCCCACAGGAG GTACCAGCACCTGAGTGCAGCATACAGCCCCATCACCCTAGAGACGCAGCGAGAGAGGCAGAAGGGCCTCACCCGCCAGGTCTTCGAGCAGGACGCTTCTGGGGATGAGAGGTCCAGCCCGGACGACTCG GATGACCCCCGGCACTCCTCAGGCTCCCCAGACGACACCCCACGAAGCAGTGGTGCCTCTGGCATCTTCGACCTGAGGAACTTGGCAGCCGACTCATTGCTGCCCTCACTGCTGGAGCGCATGGCCCCGGAGGATGTGGACCGGCGCAATGAGGCCCTGCGGCGGCAGCACCGGTCCCGTGCCCTGCTCACCCTCTACCCGGCGCCCGACGAG GATGAGGCCGTGGAACGCTGCAGCCGCCCGGAGCCACCCCGAGAGCACTTTGGACAGAGGATCCTGGTCAAGTGTCTGTCGCTTAA GTTCGAGATAGAAATCGAGCCCATCTTTGGCATCTTGGCCCTGTACGACGTGCGGGAGAAGAAGAAG ATCTCGGAGAACTTCTACTTTGACCTGAACTCAGACTCCATGAAGGGGCTACTGCGGGCCCATGGCACCCATCCTGCCATCTCCACCCTGGCCCGCTCTGCCATCTTCTCCGTGACCTATCCCTCGCCCGACATCTTCTTGGTCATCAAG CTGGAGAAGGTGCTGCAGCAGGGGGACATCAGCGAGTGCTGCGAGCCCTACATGGTGATGAAGGAGGTGGACACAGCCAAG AACAAAGAGAAGCTAGAGAAGCTGCGCCTGGGGGCTGAGCAGTTCTGCACCCGTCTGGGCCGCTACCGCATGCCCTTTGCCTGGACGGCGGTGCACCTGGCCAACATTGTGAGCAGCGCGGGCCAGTCGGACCGGGACTCGGACTCGGAGGGCG AGCGCCGACCCACTTGGACTGACCGCCGCCGTCGGGGGCCCCAGGACCGGACGAGTAGCGGGGACGACGCCTGCAGCTTCTCCGGCTTCCGCCCAGCCACGCTAACTGTCACCAACTTCTTTAAGCAG GAAGCTGAGCGGCTCAGTGATGAGGACCTCTTCAAGTTCCTGGCTGACATGCGGCGCCCGACATCCCTGCTGCGGCGCCTGCGGCCCGTGACCG cccagctcaAGATTGAcatctccccagcccctgagAACCCCCACTTCTGCCTCTCCCCGGAGCTGCTTCATGTCAAGCCCTACCCAGACCCCAGGGGTCGGCCCACCAAGGAGATTCTGGAGTTCCCCGCCCGTGAGGTCTACGCCCCCCACACCAGCTACAG GAACCTGCTGTACGTGTACCCGCACAGCCTCAACTTCAGCAGCCGCCAGGGCTCCGTGCGCAACCTCACTGTGCGAGTGCAGTACATGGCGGGCGAGGACCCCAGCCAGGCCCTGCCG GTCATCTTTGGCAAGTCCAGCTGCAGCGAATTCACCCGCGAGGCCTTCACACCAGTGGTCTACCATAACAA GTCCCCTGAATTCTACGAGGAATTTAAGCTGCGTCTTCCGGCCTGTGTGACCGAGAACCACCACCTGCTGTTCACCTTCTACCACGTCAGCTGCCAGCCCCGGCCAGGCACGGCCCTGGAGACTCCTGTGGGCTTTACT TGGATCCCACTGCTGCAGCACGGCCGCCTGAGGACCGGCCCCTTCTGCCTCCCTGTGTCCGTGGATCAGCCCCCGCCCAGCTACTCCGTGCTCACACCGGAC GTGGCGCTGCCGGGCATGCGCTGGGTGGATGGCCACAAGGGTGTGTTCAGCGTGGAGCTCACGGCTGTGTCGTCTGTGCACCCCCAG GACCCCTACCTGGACAAATTCTTCACCCTGGTGCACGTCCTGGAGGAAGGGGCCTTTCCATTCCGGCTCAAGGATGCCGTGCTGAGCGAGAGCACCGTGGAACAGGAGCTGCGGGCCAGCCTGGTGGCCCTGCGACTCGCCAGCCCTGAACCCCTTGTCGCCTTCTCCCACCACGTACTGGACAAGCTCGTACGCCTGGTCGTGCGGCCCCCCATCATCGGCGGCCAGATCG TAAACCTGGGTCGTGTAGCCTTTGAAGCAATGGCTCATGTAGTCAGCCTCGTCCACCGGAGCCTGGAGGCTGCCCAGGATGCCCGTGGTCACTGCCCACTGCTGGCTGCCTATGTCTACTATGCCTTCCGACTGCCTGGCACGGAGCCCAGCCTCCCAGGTG GGGCCCCTAAAGTGACGCTGCAGCCTGCCACGCTGGCCCATGGCCCTGGCCGCCCCGCAAGCCTCTACCTGGCCCGCTCTAAGAGTATCAGCAGCAGCAACCCTGACCTGGCCGTGGCCCCTGGCTCCGTGGATGACGAGGTCTCCCGCATCCTGGCCAGCAAG GCCATCGACCGCAGCTCTAGCCGAACCTCTTCCTACCTCGAGGGCTCCTCCTCGACCCCACCAGCCACCCAGCCGAGACCCACTGTGCAGAAG ctgctTCACGAGGAGCTGGCCCTGCAGTGGGTGGTCAGCGGCAGTGCCGTGCGCGAGGCTGTCCTGCAGCATGCCTGGTTCTTCTTCCAGCTCATG gtgaaAAGCATGGCGCTGCACCTGCTTCTGGGCCAGAAGCTGGACACACCCCGCAAGCTTCGCTTCCCTGGGCGCTTCCTGGATGACATTGCTGCCCTGGTGGGCTCTGTGGGCCTGGAGGTCATCACCCGCGTCCACAAG GACGTGGAGCTGGCCGAGCACCTCAACGCCAGCCTGGCCTTCTTCCTCAGTGATCTGCTGTCCCTGGTGGACCGCGGCTTTGTCTTCAGCCTGGTCCGGGCTCACTACAAGCAG GTGGCCACACGGCTGCAGTCGGCTCCCAACCCGGCGGTGCTGCTGACCCTGCGCATGGACTTCACCCGCATCCTATGCGGCCACGAGCACTACGTGACCCTCAACCTCCCTTGCTGCCCCCTGTCACCCCCGGCCTCACCCTCGCCCTCCGTATCTTCCACCACCTCGCAG AGCTCCACCTTTTCCAGCCAGACCCCAGACCCCAAGGTGATCAGCATGTTCGAGCTGAGTGGGTCGTTCCGGCAGCAGCACTTCCTGGCTGGGCTCCTGCTGACGGaactggccctggccctggaacCTGAGGCCGAGGG GGCGTCCCTGCTGCACAAGAAGGCCATCAGTGCTGTCCACAGCCTGCTCTGTGGCCATGATGCTGACCCCCGCTACGCCGAGGCCACTGTGAAGGCCCGGGTGGCCGAGCTATACCTGCCACTGCTGTCACTGGCGCGGGACACACTGCCACGGCTGCATGACTTTGCTG AGGGTCCAGGTCAGCGGTCAAGACTGGCCTCTATGCTCGACTCAGACACAGAAGGGGAAGGGGACATGGGAGGCACCATCAAcccctcagtggccatggccatCGCTGGTGGCCCCCTGGCCCCTGGCTCCCGGGCCAGCATCTCCCAGGGCCCAGCGACA gCTGCTCGCTCGGGCTGTGCCCTCTCCGCCGAGTCTAGTCGGACCTTGCTGGTGTGTGTGCTGTGGGTCTTGAAGAATGCTGAGCCAGCCCTGCTGCAGCGCTGGGCTGCGGACCTGGCCCTCCCTCAACTGGGTCGTCTCTTGGACTTGCTGTACCTCTGTCTGGCTGCCTTTGAATACAAG GGGAAAAAGGCCTTTGAACGTATCAACAGTCTCACGTTCAAGAAGTCACTGGACATGAAGGCCCGGCTGGAGGAAGCTATCTTGGGCACCATTGGAGCCCGACAGGAGATGGTGCGACGGAGCCGTG AGAGGAGCCCATTTGGGAACCAGGAGAATGTACGCTGGCGGAAGAGCGTCACACACTGGAGACAAACCTCGGACCGTGTGGACAA GACCAAGGATGAAATGGAACACGAGGCCTTGGTGGACGGGAACCTGGCAACCGAGGCAAGCCTGGTAGTTCTGGATACACTGGAGATCATCGTGCAG ACGGTGATGCTGTCAGAGGCCCGGGAGAGTATCTTGGGCGCGGTACTGAAGGTTGTGTTGTACAGTCTGGGCAGTGCCCAGAGTGCCCTCTTCTTGCAGCACGGCCTGGCCACACAGCGGGCCCTGGTATCCAAG TTCCCAGAGCTGCTGTTTGAGGAGGACACAGAGCTGTGTGCCGACCTCTGCTTGAGGCTCCTGCGACACTGCGGCAGCCGCATCAGCGCCATCCGTACGCACGCCAGCGCCTCCCTCTACCTCCTCATGCGCCAGAATTTCGAGATTGGCCAC AACTTTGCCCGCGTGAAGATGCAAGTGACCATGTCACTTTCGTCCCTGGTGGGGACAACGCAGAACTTCAGCGAAGAGCACCTGCGACGTTCACTCAAGACCATCCTCACCTATGCCGAGGAGGATGTGGGGCTGCGGGACAGCACCTTTGCTGAACAG GTCCAGGACCTGATGTTCAACTTGCACATGATCCTGACTGACACGGTGAAGATGAAGGAGCATCAGGAGGACCCGGAAATGCTCATTGACCTCATGTACAG GATTGCCCGGGGCTACCAGGGCTCCCCAGACCTGCGGCTGACATGGCTGCAGAACATGGCGGGGAAGCACGCAGAGCTGGGCAACCACGCGGAGGCTGCGCAGTGCATGGTTCACGCGGCCGCCCTGGTGGCCGAGTACCTCGCTCTGCTGGAGGACAGCCGCCACCTGCCTGTGGGCTGTGTTTCCTTCCAG aacATCTCGTCCAACGTGCTGGAGGAGTCCGCCATCTCTGACGACATCCTGTCGCCTGATGAGGAGGGCTTCTGTTCCGGGAAGCACTTCACGGAGCTGGGGCTGGTGGGGCTGCTGGAACAGGCGGCCGCCTACTTCACCATG GGTGGGCTCTACGAGGCAGTGAATGAGGTCTACAAGACCCTCATCCCCATCCTGGAAGCCCACCGCGACTACAAGAAGCTGGCTGCTGTGCACGGCAAACTGCAGGAGGCCTTCACCAAGATCATGCACCAG AGCTCCGGCTGGGAG CGTGTGTTCGGGACATATTTCCGCGTGGGCTTCTACGGTGCCCGCTTTGGTGACCTAGATGAACAGGAGTTCGTGTACAAGGAGCCATCCATCACGAAGCTGGCCGAGATCTCACACCGGCTGGAG GAGTTCTACACGGAGAGATTTGGGGAGGACGTGGTCCAGATCATCAAAGATTCTAACCCTGTGGACAAGACCAAGCTGGACCCCCAGAAG GCCTACATCCAGATCACGTATGTGGAGCCGCATTTCGACACCTATGAGCTCAAGGACCGGGTGACCTACTTCGACCGCAACTACGGGCTGCGAACCTTCCTGTTCTGCACGCCCTTCACGCCGGACGGGCGCGCACACGGAGAGCTGCCTGAGCAGCACAAGCGCAAGACGCTGCTCAGCACAGATCACGCCTTCCCCTACATCAAGACACGAATCCGCGTGTGCCACCGGGAGGAG ACAGTGCTGACGCCAGTAGAGGTGGCCATTGAGGACATGCAGAAGAAGACCCGGGAGCTGGCCTTCGCCACCGAGCAGGACCCGCCTGATGCCAAAATGCTGCAGATGGTGCTGCAGGGCTCCGTGGGGCCCACTGTAAACCAG GGTCCACTGGAGGTGGCCCAGGTGTTTTTGGCCGAGATCCCGCAAGACCCTAAGCTCTTCAGGCATCACAACAAGCTGCGGCTCTGTTTCAAGGACTTCTGCAAGAA GTGCGAGGATGCGCTGCGGAAGAACAAAGCCCTGATTGGGCCGGACCAGAAGGAGTACCACCGTGAGCTGGAGCGCAACTACTCCCGCCTGCGGGAGGCTCTGCAGCCTCTGCTCACCCAGCGCCTGCCTCAGCTGCTGGTGCCAAACACAGCCGGCTTCAG GAACTCCTTGAACAGAGCAAGTTTCCGGAAGGCTGACCTCTGA